A single Oncorhynchus kisutch isolate 150728-3 linkage group LG19, Okis_V2, whole genome shotgun sequence DNA region contains:
- the LOC109865083 gene encoding coiled-coil domain-containing protein 136 isoform X1, producing MDGLRLPPVIEEVMDPADDICDLKVERPGIVDKLTVKERESLEENDEKEEKEKEVELGNGEKGQQEEQGEEKEVKVEEDEEEEEEEEEGGMLEEDDLEELRSQVLQLVLELEEARDVSQRHEESFMELQGLLEDERLASAHQAESFTRQIQRLQAQLRSVQEEMDSLEEEKESELGEVQEELRSAQEEVLVLQQAGEEAAAERENDIASLQEELCRLRAELQRLRTTAQEYELEITTLRAEISMKSMRREGETDGEVSQLAAECHTISDECQTLKDENKQLSLKLQQLQRAGSNDVYLALRGEGDEDQKDEGVGQDEESVKAGGYMTLSQTQGGQTQTGQGGRLVDASIQKNISFDGKPITNWNGGPSEAFSLRDQLKLAEERASQVQRQCEGLKGELADLQGLFDCSQKERVELEQELHHYRAELERLGGKKSQNCTPPSEPPVLSIPFIGMIVIMALIWCWWEELAS from the exons atgaCATATGTGACCTGAAGGTGGAGAGGCCTGGCATTGTGGACAAGCTGACGGTCAAAGAGAGGGAGTCCCTGGAGGAGAACGatgagaaggaggagaaagagaaggaggtggAGTTGGGGAACGGCGAGAAGGGCCAGCAGGAGGagcaaggagaggagaaggaggtgaaagtggaggaggacgaggaggaggaggaggaggaggaggaaggaggaatgtTAGAGGAGGATGACTTGGAGGAGTTGAGGTCCCAGGTGCTGCAGCTGGTGTTGGAGCTGGAGGAGGCCAGGGATGTGTCTCAACGACATGAAGAGAGCTTCATGGAGCTACaag GTCTGTTGGAAGATGAGCGTCTGGCCAGTGCTCACCAGGCAGAGAGCTTTACCAGACAGATCCAGAGACTGCAAG cTCAGCTGCGTTCGGTCCAGGAGGAGATGGACTctctggaggaggagaaggagagtgagctGGGGGAGGTGCAGGAGGAGCTGAGGTCTGCCCAGGAGGAGGTGCTGGTTCTGCAGCAGGCGGGGGAGGAGGCAGCAGCGGAGAGGGAGAACGACATCGCCTCCCTGCAGGAGGAGCTGTGTCGTCTGAGGGCCGAGCTGCAGCGTCTCCGCACCACGGCCCAAGAGTACGAGCTGGAGATCACCACCCTGCGGGCTGAAATCAGTATGAAGagcatgaggagggagggagagactgacg GTGAGGTAAGCCAGCTGGCGGCGGAGTGTCATACGATTTCAGACGAGTGTCAGACCCTGAAGGACGAAAACAAACAGCTGAGCCTCAAACTGCAGCAGCTACAGCGAGCCGG CTCCAATGATGTCTACCTGGCcttgagaggggagggggatgaGGACCAGAAGGATGAGGGTGTTGGGCAGGATGAGGAATCAGTGAAGGCTGGAGGCTACATGACCCTGTCTCAGACCCAGGGTGGGCAGACCCAGACTGGGCAAGGTGGGCGCTTGGTGGATGCCTCCATCCAGAAGAACATCTCGTTCGATGGCAAGCCTATCACCAACTGGAACGGGGGACCCTCTGAAGCCTTCTCCCTACGAGACCAGCTCAAACTGGCTGAAGAGAGGGCCTCGCAAGTACAGAGACAA tgTGAGGGGTTGAAGGGGGAGCTTGCGGACCTGCAGGGGCTATTTGACTGCAGCCAGAAGGAGAGGGTTGAGCTGGAGCAGGAACTGCATCACTATAGGGCGGAGCTAGAGAGGCTTGGCGGCAAGAAGTCACAG AACTGCACTCCTCCGTCTGAgccccctgttctctccatccccttcATAGGAATGATTGTAATAATGGCCCTGATATggtgctggtgggaggagctggcGTCCTAG
- the LOC109865083 gene encoding coiled-coil domain-containing protein 136 isoform X2: MDGLRLPPVIEEVMDPADDICDLKVERPGIVDKLTVKERESLEENDEKEEKEKEVELGNGEKGQQEEQGEEKEVKVEEDEEEEEEEEEGGMLEEDDLEELRSQVLQLVLELEEARDVSQRHEESFMELQGLLEDERLASAHQAESFTRQIQRLQAQLRSVQEEMDSLEEEKESELGEVQEELRSAQEEVLVLQQAGEEAAAERENDIASLQEELCRLRAELQRLRTTAQEYELEITTLRAEISMKSMRREGETDGEVSQLAAECHTISDECQTLKDENKQLSLKLQQLQRAGSNDVYLALRGEGDEDQKDEGVGQDEESVKAGGYMTLSQTQGGQTQTGQGGRLVDASIQKNISFDGKPITNWNGGPSEAFSLRDQLKLAEERASQVQRQCEGLKGELADLQGLFDCSQKERVELEQELHHYRAELERLGGKKSQESEGGWNLVAVVAVAALVVLIVPSLSRAFT; encoded by the exons atgaCATATGTGACCTGAAGGTGGAGAGGCCTGGCATTGTGGACAAGCTGACGGTCAAAGAGAGGGAGTCCCTGGAGGAGAACGatgagaaggaggagaaagagaaggaggtggAGTTGGGGAACGGCGAGAAGGGCCAGCAGGAGGagcaaggagaggagaaggaggtgaaagtggaggaggacgaggaggaggaggaggaggaggaggaaggaggaatgtTAGAGGAGGATGACTTGGAGGAGTTGAGGTCCCAGGTGCTGCAGCTGGTGTTGGAGCTGGAGGAGGCCAGGGATGTGTCTCAACGACATGAAGAGAGCTTCATGGAGCTACaag GTCTGTTGGAAGATGAGCGTCTGGCCAGTGCTCACCAGGCAGAGAGCTTTACCAGACAGATCCAGAGACTGCAAG cTCAGCTGCGTTCGGTCCAGGAGGAGATGGACTctctggaggaggagaaggagagtgagctGGGGGAGGTGCAGGAGGAGCTGAGGTCTGCCCAGGAGGAGGTGCTGGTTCTGCAGCAGGCGGGGGAGGAGGCAGCAGCGGAGAGGGAGAACGACATCGCCTCCCTGCAGGAGGAGCTGTGTCGTCTGAGGGCCGAGCTGCAGCGTCTCCGCACCACGGCCCAAGAGTACGAGCTGGAGATCACCACCCTGCGGGCTGAAATCAGTATGAAGagcatgaggagggagggagagactgacg GTGAGGTAAGCCAGCTGGCGGCGGAGTGTCATACGATTTCAGACGAGTGTCAGACCCTGAAGGACGAAAACAAACAGCTGAGCCTCAAACTGCAGCAGCTACAGCGAGCCGG CTCCAATGATGTCTACCTGGCcttgagaggggagggggatgaGGACCAGAAGGATGAGGGTGTTGGGCAGGATGAGGAATCAGTGAAGGCTGGAGGCTACATGACCCTGTCTCAGACCCAGGGTGGGCAGACCCAGACTGGGCAAGGTGGGCGCTTGGTGGATGCCTCCATCCAGAAGAACATCTCGTTCGATGGCAAGCCTATCACCAACTGGAACGGGGGACCCTCTGAAGCCTTCTCCCTACGAGACCAGCTCAAACTGGCTGAAGAGAGGGCCTCGCAAGTACAGAGACAA tgTGAGGGGTTGAAGGGGGAGCTTGCGGACCTGCAGGGGCTATTTGACTGCAGCCAGAAGGAGAGGGTTGAGCTGGAGCAGGAACTGCATCACTATAGGGCGGAGCTAGAGAGGCTTGGCGGCAAGAAGTCACAG GAGAGCGAGGGAGGCTGGAACCTGGTGGCGGTGGTTGCCGTGGCAGCGCTTGTAGTCCTGATAGTCCCCAGCCTTTCTAGAGCATTTACCTGA